CCACCATATCGACTAAAGCCTTCAGGATGCCTTCCGGACCGCTGCTGACAGGAGTGGGCCGGTGGGCGGTGGTCAAAATTTGGCCGCCGGCAGCAGCCAGCCCCGCAGCTATCTTGGTTCCCCCCAGATCAATGCCGACGACGTAACGCGGCACAGTGCCTCCTCCTTTCTGTTGCCCGTGGGCCCAGCAAGCTACCGCTGGGCAGGGAAAGAATGTGTCTTGGTCGCAGCCACTGTAAATAGATTTCCCTGTTTGGCGGCAAGGGGCGCAATAATATGCTCTTCGGCAGCAAAATGTTTTCTCCTCAGCTCGCTGGTTTCTGGTATACTTGAAGGTGTAGAGTAAAAAGATAGCATTACAGACAATTCATAGGGAGCAAACAGAAGTCGGGGAATCAGGTGCAAATCCTGAGCGGTCCCGCCACTGTAACCGGAAAGCCGGTGGCATAGGCCACTGCCCAGGCCGCTGAGGCGTATGGGTGGGAAGGCGCTGCCGGGCCATGATCCGGAGTCAGGAAACCCGTCTGTTTGTAAGCGCAAGTACCTTCGAGGGAAAGGGGTGGCGCTAGGGCAGCAAAAATTTTCTGTCTTAGCCTCAGAGGAAAAAGCCCCGGTCCGTCGCGGCCGGGGTTTTAATTTGAAGATAGAGAAGGAGGACAAGGGAGATGGTATGTGAGCGAAAAGCCGGCAGCAACTTAAGGCTAAACTTCCTGTTAATAACAATATTACTGTTGACAATGTTTGTGGCCGGTTGCGGCAGCGAAAAGAAAAACCCATCTAGGCCGGGTGATGACAGTGCTGCTTTCACTTTTGTCGACGACATAGGTCGGAAAGTGACTGTGATCAAGCCGGAGCGGCTCGTATCTTTGACTCCCAGCTCCACTGAGATACTGTTTGCGTTGGGGTTGGGGGATAAAGTAGTTGGAGTCGACGACTACAGCAATTACCCGGCCGCAGCGCTTAAAATAGATAAGGTGGGCGCTTATGACAAGCCCAGTCTGGAGAAGATTGTGGCCCTTAAACCGGACCTTGTTCTGGCCGACAGTATTCACGAGGAAGCGGTAAAGAGACTGGAAGAGATGGGTATTTCGGTGGCGGTGGTTTTTCCTTCGGACCTAGAAGAGGTGTTAACCGGTATTCGCTGGATTGGGATAGCCACCGGGGCCAGGGATAGAGCAGTGGAATTGGAAGCTGAGCTGACAGAGCGGATACGTTTGGTGGACGAAAAAGTGGCCTCAATACCGGAACAAGAACGTCCATGGGTCTATTATGAAGTTTCTTCGGAACCGATCATGACTGCCGGACCCAAGACCTTAAGCAGCGAGCTGATAGTGAGAGCCGGCGGGCGCAATATTGCCCATGATGCAGCCACCGACTACCCGGAGTTTAGCCCGGAGGCTATTGTCAGCCGCAACCCCGATGTGATTATTTTTCCTGAGATCCACGGTACGGACGCTGTAGAAGTTGAGACCATTAAGGCTCGCCCAGGCTGGGGTACGGTGGAGGCGGTGCAAAATGGACGCCTCTACAGTGTTGATGCCGATATTCTGTCTCGTCCCGGCCCTCGGGTGGTGGAGGCTTTAGAGAAGATGATGCAGCTTTTTCACCCTGGGATCTAGGGTATCGGGGTGTTTGTACGCTAACAATAGGTAGTTGAGGGGAATGGACATGCAGAGTGTTGCCAACCAAGGAGTCTACGATTTAGCCGAAGCCGCTGATAAGCCCATAGCCTCTGTGCTGAAAGGACGGCGCCGCCGCGGCCGGTTGATTATGGCTGTATTGCTGCTGCTCCTGCTGGGAGCTATGACAGCAGGAGTAGTCCTGGGGGCAGTGGAAGTGGCGCTGCCAGAGCTGCTGCAGGCATTAGGGCTCTGGCCGGGGGCAAGCCAGCCGGTGAACGCCGGTACCAGGGCCATAATCATGGAACTGAGGTTACCACGGGTATTGTTGGCTGTTTTGGTCGGGGCAGCCTTGGCCATTGCCGGAGCTGTTTTTCAAGCTTTGTTTCGGAACCCCATGGCCGATCCGTATGTGCTGGGGGTTTCCGCCGGGGCGGCTCTGGGGGCCACGTTAGCTTTTCTGTTTCCCTTAAACTACCTGCCCTTAGGTGTGGGTCTGGTGCCTTTGGCTGCCTTTGCCGGGGCCGTTCTCACGGTGATTTTGGTTAGCCGTCTGGCCCGCTCCGGTGGTTATCTGTCGTTGTATAACCTGCTCCTCTCTGGCATTGCCGTAGGCGCCTTTTTTACGGCGTTGGTGTCGCTTCTGATGTATTTTTCCCGGCGGCATTTGCACCAGGTGGTCTTTTGGCTCATGGGCGGGCTCAGCCAGGCCAATTGGCCCTATGTTCGGTTGGCTCTGCCTTACTTTATGCTGGGATCTGCGGTTGCCCTGATTCAGGCGCGAGCGCTCAATGCTTTGCTCTTAGGAGAAGAGGCGGCGGCCAGCCTGGGGGTGGAAGTGGAACGAACGAAGAAATGGTTGTTGCTGGGAGCATCTTTGCTCACAGCCACAGCCGTGGCCGTGAGCGGCCCCATCGGTTTTGTCGGCCTGATTGTGCCCCATGTGCTGAGGATGCTGGTGGGTCCGGATCATCGGTTGTTGCTGCCGGCCTCGGCGCTGGGAGGGGCTATCTTAGTGGTGGTGGCCGACACCTTGGCCCGAACTGTAATTGCTCCCACGGAACTTCCGGTGGGGCTTATTATGTCTTTGGGCGGAGCGCCGTTTTTTGTCTCGCTACTGCGGCGCCGGCAACGGTTGTGATGAAGAAGGCAGGTGATGATGGTGGAGCAAGTATTGCTTAATGTGGATGGAATCAGCTACCGCTACAATTCCACTCCGGTGCTCAAAGGGGTCAGCTTTCAGTTGGCACCGGGGGAAATGGTGGCGGTGGTGGGTCCCAACGGTTCCGGCAAGTCCACTCTGCTAAAATGCGTCAGTGGGCTGTTACGCCCTGAGCAGGGAGATATTACCCTGGCCGGGAAAAGCATTTCCAGTTACTCGGCCAAGGAACGGGCCAGGCAGGTGGCGGTGGTGCCCCAGGAGACAGTGCTGGCTTTCGATCTTAATGTTACGGAAGCAGTTCTCATGGGACGGGAGCCGCATCTAAAGCCGTTCCAACGAGAGACGGCAGCCGATGTAGCGGCAGCGCAAGCAGCGATGGAACAAACCGGTACCAGGGCTTTAGCCGAGCGCCCGGTATCCACCTTAAGCGGTGGGGAACGACAGCGAGTGCTTATTGCCCGAGCCTTGGCCCAGGAGCCGCAGCTTTTGATCCTGGACGAGCCTACGTCACAGCTGGACATCACCTATCAAGCGGAGATCTTGGGCTTACTGCAGCACTTAAACAGCCAACGGAAGGTGGCTGCTTTGGCCGCCATCCATGATCTTAACTTGGCGGTGCAATATTTTGAGCGGTTTATTCTACTGTCGGACGGCCAGATTTTTGCCCTGGGTACAGCAGCCCAGGTTATTACCGGCGAAAACTTGCAACGGGTCTACCCCACTCAGACGGTGCAAATCATGGTAAACCGTCATCCGCTACATCACCGGCCCTTTGTTACTGTGTTTCCGGGGTCGGACCAGAAGGACACGTTAGTCCGGAGCAAGAGGGAGGCAGCCAAGTGAGGTCTGGGAAACTGCTGCTGGTATCAGGGGGGGCGCGCTCCGGCAAAAGCACCTTTGCCGAGAACCACGCCAAAATCAGTGGCCGGGAAGTGGTGTATGTGGCCACATCCCAGGTACTGGATGAAGAAATGAGAGCCAGGGTTGAGGCGCATCGGCGTTTTCGACCGAGCTCGTGGCCCACAGTGGAGGAGCCCTACGCCTTGGAAAAGGTGTTGTGGCACCATGGGCGCCGGCGCGAGCGCTTGTTGTTGATAGACTGCCTTACTCTGTGGCTGTCCAATATCATGCTGGAAAAACTGGGCTTTGACGGGGAACAACTCACCGGCAGAGAGCCGGATCCGGTGATTGTGACTGATATCATCGCCAGGGCTAAGAATACGGCTGCCTTAGCGGCGAAAGTGCCGGCCGAAGTAGTGGTGGTCACCAACGAAGTCGGTTGGGGTCTGGTACCGGAAAACCCCTTGGCGAGGCTGTATCGCGATCTGGTCGGAAAAGTAAACCAAGCGTTTGCGACCGCGGCCGATGAAGTATACATGCTGGTGGCTGGGCTGCCGCTCAGGCTAAAGTAAGGAGGGACAGCGGTGTTTGGTTGGTGGTGCGATTTTATTCTAGCTCTGTCTCTGCTTACCACTTTGCCGGCCCCTACCCGGCTGTACGATAAGCCAGTTGTAGGGGCGACCCTTTGTGGTCGCCCGGATTCCAAGCGGGACGGGCCGACACAGGGACCGGCCCCTACACCAGCGGCCTCTGCCCTGAACATGACACGCAAAACCCTTCGTGTAGGGGCGACCCTTCGTGGTCGCCTGGATTCGGGCGGTGGGAAAGGCAGGCAAAGAGAACTGCCCCATTCAGCCGCCGGTAGCGTACGTTTTTTTCCCTTAGTAGGCTTTATTATCGGACTTATCTTATGTATAGCCGACC
The nucleotide sequence above comes from Bacillota bacterium. Encoded proteins:
- a CDS encoding ROK family protein — translated: MPRYVVGIDLGGTKIAAGLAAAGGQILTTAHRPTPVSSGPEGILKALVDMV
- a CDS encoding cobalamin-binding protein — protein: MVCERKAGSNLRLNFLLITILLLTMFVAGCGSEKKNPSRPGDDSAAFTFVDDIGRKVTVIKPERLVSLTPSSTEILFALGLGDKVVGVDDYSNYPAAALKIDKVGAYDKPSLEKIVALKPDLVLADSIHEEAVKRLEEMGISVAVVFPSDLEEVLTGIRWIGIATGARDRAVELEAELTERIRLVDEKVASIPEQERPWVYYEVSSEPIMTAGPKTLSSELIVRAGGRNIAHDAATDYPEFSPEAIVSRNPDVIIFPEIHGTDAVEVETIKARPGWGTVEAVQNGRLYSVDADILSRPGPRVVEALEKMMQLFHPGI
- a CDS encoding iron chelate uptake ABC transporter family permease subunit, yielding MAVLLLLLLGAMTAGVVLGAVEVALPELLQALGLWPGASQPVNAGTRAIIMELRLPRVLLAVLVGAALAIAGAVFQALFRNPMADPYVLGVSAGAALGATLAFLFPLNYLPLGVGLVPLAAFAGAVLTVILVSRLARSGGYLSLYNLLLSGIAVGAFFTALVSLLMYFSRRHLHQVVFWLMGGLSQANWPYVRLALPYFMLGSAVALIQARALNALLLGEEAAASLGVEVERTKKWLLLGASLLTATAVAVSGPIGFVGLIVPHVLRMLVGPDHRLLLPASALGGAILVVVADTLARTVIAPTELPVGLIMSLGGAPFFVSLLRRRQRL
- a CDS encoding ABC transporter ATP-binding protein — its product is MVEQVLLNVDGISYRYNSTPVLKGVSFQLAPGEMVAVVGPNGSGKSTLLKCVSGLLRPEQGDITLAGKSISSYSAKERARQVAVVPQETVLAFDLNVTEAVLMGREPHLKPFQRETAADVAAAQAAMEQTGTRALAERPVSTLSGGERQRVLIARALAQEPQLLILDEPTSQLDITYQAEILGLLQHLNSQRKVAALAAIHDLNLAVQYFERFILLSDGQIFALGTAAQVITGENLQRVYPTQTVQIMVNRHPLHHRPFVTVFPGSDQKDTLVRSKREAAK
- the cobU gene encoding bifunctional adenosylcobinamide kinase/adenosylcobinamide-phosphate guanylyltransferase, producing MRSGKLLLVSGGARSGKSTFAENHAKISGREVVYVATSQVLDEEMRARVEAHRRFRPSSWPTVEEPYALEKVLWHHGRRRERLLLIDCLTLWLSNIMLEKLGFDGEQLTGREPDPVIVTDIIARAKNTAALAAKVPAEVVVVTNEVGWGLVPENPLARLYRDLVGKVNQAFATAADEVYMLVAGLPLRLK
- a CDS encoding adenosylcobinamide-GDP ribazoletransferase produces the protein MFGWWCDFILALSLLTTLPAPTRLYDKPVVGATLCGRPDSKRDGPTQGPAPTPAASALNMTRKTLRVGATLRGRLDSGGGKGRQRELPHSAAGSVRFFPLVGFIIGLILCIADRGLSLLFGSILKAALILALNVVLTGGLHLDGFIDTCDGLLSRRDREQT